The Halanaerobium saccharolyticum subsp. saccharolyticum DSM 6643 genomic sequence TTAATAATATCGATTATTATGGCTTTATCAGCGAAACCATTAATATCATTACTCTCACTTGACCCAAGATCATATTATGCAGTTCTAGCAATTTCACCTGCAATTTTTGTTGTTTCAATAATGGCTTCTTACAGAGGTTTTTTTCAAGGACTTCAGGATATGGTTCCAACTGCAAAATCTCAGATTTTAGAACAATTTATTCGGATGATTACTATGATCGGTTTAGTAGTGTTTTTAGTTCCTTATGGTTTAGAATTTGCAGCTGCCGGAGCCAGTTTTGGTGCAGTAAGTGGAGCTTTTGGAGGCTTAGTAGTTTTATTAATTATATATTCTAAAAGAAAAGAAAAAATATTTAGCTTTCTAGATGAGGGACATGACTCGATAGAATTAAGTTCCAAAAATGTGATTAAAAGAATAGTATCATTGGGAGTTCCAATTACTCTTGGTGCATTAGTAATGCCTTTAATGAGTTTGGTTGATTTAGTTTTTGTTCCGAATCGCCTGCAGGTAGCAGGTTATATGGTTAGAGAGGCAACTGCATTATACGGAATGTTTGCTGCTGTAGCGATGCCCCTGGTTAACTTTCCAACAATTATAACTGTTTCTTTATCAGCGAGTCTAGTTCCGGCAATTGCTGAAGCATATACTCTTGGCAAAGAAAAATTGATAAATTATCGCACCCAGACAGCTTTAAGATTAACTGTTTTGATTTCATTACCAGCTTCGGCGGGACTCTTTTTGTTGGCCGAGCCGCTGACAGAAATAATTTTTTCTGAGCCTGGGGCAGCTGTTCCACTTCGTTTTGTTTCTTGGGGTGTATTTTTTATTGCTCTGCAGCAGACAAGTACTGGGATTTTAAATGGGATTGGGAAAACTTCAATTCCTGCACGCAATTTATTAATTGGAGCAGTATTTAATGCTTTTATCAATTATAGATTAACAGCTTTACCAGCTTTTGGGATTAGAGGTGCAGCTTTAGGAACAAGTATTGGTTTTGCTGTTGCAGCTTTCTTAAATTTATATTATGTTAAAAAAGAAAGTGGATTTATTATCGATGTCAAGACAATGATTTTAAAACCTTTTGTTTCAGTTATTTTAATGGGGTTTTTTGTTAAAATATTTTATAATTTTTTATTTAGTTTTTTGGGAAGAAATAATGTTTATTTTGCATATCAGATAACTACTTTCACTACTGTGGCTGCCGCTGCTGTATTTTATTTTGTTACATTACTTTTATTTAATGAGATAAAATATAATGACTTGTCTATGATACCTGTTGTTGGAGTTAAACTGGCTGACTTATTAAAAAAAATGGGTTTTTTAAATGATTAATATTATTTTAATAATTATATGATATGCTTTATTTGTTGTAATTGAAATTATTTGAGGAGGAAAGACTTTGGATTCCAAAAAGCGAAAATCAATTCTAAAAGAGTTAGATCAACTAATAAAAGTCATGGCAGTACTTAGAGGTCCTAATGGTTGTCCCTGGGATAAAAAGCAGGATTATTATTCAATAAAGGAGAATATAATAGAAGAGGCTTATGAGGTAGTAGAGGCCTTAGAAAAAAATGATATTCCTGCTTTTAAAGAAGAACTAGGAGATCTTTTGTTACAGGTTGTATTTGAATCTCAAATGGCTTATGAGAAAGATGATTTTGATTTAGGTGATGTTGCCAGAGTATTGAGAAAAAAGTTGATTAGGAGGCACCCCCATGTTTTTGCTGAAGCAGAAGTTGCGGGATCAGATGAAGTATTACGAAATTGGGAAAAAATAAAAGAAGAAGAAAAAGCAAATAAAAATCAAGTTATTTCGCTACTTGATAAATTTAATCAGGGACAGAGTGCTTTGAATCAAGCTTATGATATTCAAAAAATTGCAGCAGAAGTTGGTTTTGACTGGGATAATTTAAAGCCTGTTTTAGATAAGATTGAAGAAGAATTGTCTGAATGCAAAGAAATTATCGCTGCAACTCCTGATAATATTAGTCTTAACAAAGAACGTTTGACAAAGAGTAAAAAAAATAAATTGGAATCTGAAATTGGCGATTTGCTTTTTGCTGTTGTTAATTTCTCTCGTTTTAATAATATAAATCCAGAATTGGCATTATTGAAAACAATATTAAAGTTTAAAAATCGTTTCAAATTTATTGAAGAAAAAATCAGAAGGAATGAAAATGGTTTTGGAGATTATAATCTAGAAGAATTAGATGAATTTTGGAATCAAGCTAAAAATGAAGAGTAGATTTATAGGAGGATTAATAAAATGAAAAAAAAGTTTATTACTATTTCCATAATTAGTATCTTATTTAGTTTAGTAATAGTATCACCAGTTCTAGCCTTCGATGTAGCAACAGATTCGGCTATATTATTAGAAGCAGAAACAGGTCAGGTTTTATTTGAAAAAAATGCTGATAGAGAATTGCCCCCTGCCAGTGTTACTAAGATAATGCCACTTTTGATTGCAATGGAAAAACTAGAAGCAGGTAGTATTTCATTAGATGATAAAGTAACTATTAGTAGATATGCTCAGTCAATGGGAGGTTCTCAGATTTATTTAGCTGCTAATACTCAAGTTGAACTAGAAAAGCTGCTTAAAGCAATAACAATTGCTTCAGGAAATGATGCTAGTGTGGCAATGGCTGAATATATTGCTGGTACATATAGTAATTTTATTGCTATGATGAATGATAAAGCCAAAGAATTAGGGATGGACTCTACTAATTTTTCTAACTCTACCGGACTTCCGGATTCCAATCATTATTCTACAGCAAGAGATATTTCTATTATGGCAAGGGAATTGTCTAAGTATCCAAAGGTTTTAGAGTGGGCATCTATTTGGACTGAAACTATTCAACTTCCTAATCGTAAAGCTATGCTTGTAAATACAAATAGTCTGATTAATAAATATCCAAGTATGGATGGCTTGAAAACTGGTCACACTCAAGAAGCAGGTTTTTGCTTAGCTTCCACTGCTAAAAAAGGTGATACTCGCTTAATATCAGTTGTTTTACAAGGCGAAACTCTTACAGAAAGAGAAGAAGCAACAACGAGACTCTTAGATTATGGATTTAATGCATTTTCTAAACGAAAAATAGCAGCTAAGGGTGATCAAATTCAAAATATACCTATAGTTGAATCAGCAGATCAAGTTGCAGTAGGTGAAATAGCAAACGATTTATATGTGATGGTTCAAAAAGGTCGTGAAAAAGAAATCTCACAAGAAGTTAAAGTTAAAGATTCTTTAACTGCTCCAATTG encodes the following:
- a CDS encoding putative polysaccharide biosynthesis protein, with the protein product MSENTKKASFIKGAAILTAAGLAARVMGFGYRVILTRIIGAEGMGLYQMAYPIYTILLVVSRSGIPVALAKLIADKIAADKKKEAYKIFKVARKMSFVVGLIISIIMALSAKPLISLLSLDPRSYYAVLAISPAIFVVSIMASYRGFFQGLQDMVPTAKSQILEQFIRMITMIGLVVFLVPYGLEFAAAGASFGAVSGAFGGLVVLLIIYSKRKEKIFSFLDEGHDSIELSSKNVIKRIVSLGVPITLGALVMPLMSLVDLVFVPNRLQVAGYMVREATALYGMFAAVAMPLVNFPTIITVSLSASLVPAIAEAYTLGKEKLINYRTQTALRLTVLISLPASAGLFLLAEPLTEIIFSEPGAAVPLRFVSWGVFFIALQQTSTGILNGIGKTSIPARNLLIGAVFNAFINYRLTALPAFGIRGAALGTSIGFAVAAFLNLYYVKKESGFIIDVKTMILKPFVSVILMGFFVKIFYNFLFSFLGRNNVYFAYQITTFTTVAAAAVFYFVTLLLFNEIKYNDLSMIPVVGVKLADLLKKMGFLND
- the mazG gene encoding nucleoside triphosphate pyrophosphohydrolase, whose translation is MDSKKRKSILKELDQLIKVMAVLRGPNGCPWDKKQDYYSIKENIIEEAYEVVEALEKNDIPAFKEELGDLLLQVVFESQMAYEKDDFDLGDVARVLRKKLIRRHPHVFAEAEVAGSDEVLRNWEKIKEEEKANKNQVISLLDKFNQGQSALNQAYDIQKIAAEVGFDWDNLKPVLDKIEEELSECKEIIAATPDNISLNKERLTKSKKNKLESEIGDLLFAVVNFSRFNNINPELALLKTILKFKNRFKFIEEKIRRNENGFGDYNLEELDEFWNQAKNEE
- a CDS encoding D-alanyl-D-alanine carboxypeptidase family protein, which codes for MKKKFITISIISILFSLVIVSPVLAFDVATDSAILLEAETGQVLFEKNADRELPPASVTKIMPLLIAMEKLEAGSISLDDKVTISRYAQSMGGSQIYLAANTQVELEKLLKAITIASGNDASVAMAEYIAGTYSNFIAMMNDKAKELGMDSTNFSNSTGLPDSNHYSTARDISIMARELSKYPKVLEWASIWTETIQLPNRKAMLVNTNSLINKYPSMDGLKTGHTQEAGFCLASTAKKGDTRLISVVLQGETLTEREEATTRLLDYGFNAFSKRKIAAKGDQIQNIPIVESADQVAVGEIANDLYVMVQKGREKEISQEVKVKDSLTAPIEKGGVLGELTVYNGEKVISKVDVVAAKDIERANIITRMWRKIFN